The Deinococcus koreensis genome window below encodes:
- a CDS encoding cupin domain-containing protein, whose translation MKHIPSHAFTARAAPGDFFTGEVWMEPQAPDIVRVTFTPGARTAWHTHPQGQTLLILAGRGRVQQRGAAAFDVTAGDVVQIDPGEEHWHGAAPDALMTHLAIQAGETVWLRHVTDEEYGP comes from the coding sequence ATGAAACACATTCCCAGCCACGCCTTCACGGCCCGCGCCGCGCCCGGTGACTTCTTCACGGGCGAGGTCTGGATGGAGCCCCAGGCGCCGGACATCGTGCGCGTGACCTTCACCCCCGGCGCCCGCACCGCCTGGCACACGCACCCGCAGGGCCAGACCCTGCTGATCCTGGCGGGGCGGGGCCGGGTGCAGCAGCGCGGCGCGGCCGCCTTCGACGTCACGGCCGGCGACGTGGTGCAGATCGACCCCGGCGAGGAACACTGGCACGGCGCCGCGCCCGACGCCCTGATGACCCACCTCGCCATCCAGGCGGGCGAGACGGTCTGGCTCCGGCACGTGACGGACGAGGAATACGGCCCTTAG